ATctagagaaacaagtgttaatgataaatcccctgtgatgtttgtactggctactgtatacaggccaccagggcaccatacagactttattaaagagtttgctgattttacatccgagttagtgctggctgcagataaagttttaattgttggtgattttaatatccatgttgataataaaaaaagatgcacTGGGATCAGCATTtttagacattctgaactctattggggttagacaacacgtctcaggagctactcattgtcgaaataatactctagatttaatactgtcacatgaaattgatgttgatggtgttgaaattatgcagtcaagcgatgatatctcagatcattatttagtttagtgcaaacttcatatagctaaaactgtaaattctacttcttgttacaagtatggtagaaccatcacttctaccacaaaagactgctttgtaagtaatcttcttgatgtatcccaattccttagcatatccaaaacctcagaacaacttgatgatgtaacagaaactatggactctctcttttctagcatcttaaatacagttgctcctttacgcttaaggaatgttaaggaaaacagtctgacaccgtggtataatgagcacaatcgcaccctaaagagagcagcctggaaaatggagcgcagctggaggaaaacaaaactagaggtatttcgtattgcttggagggaaagtaacctatcctacagaaaagcattaaaaactgctcgatctgattacttttcgtctcttttagaagaaaacaaacataaccccaggtatttaatcaatacagtggctaaattaacaaaaaataaagcatcaacaagtgttgacatttcccaacatcacagcagttttggggtattttctcctgataaccccgaaaagaacttaaattacactttcagttttgatcgtacagataagagcaatatatcaatcgaatctgtaaagggtctactttttttgtatacagacataataacaacaaaactttgtgcacttataaaataaagataagaaacaaggagtgctgtctgcagcctttgtctgcgcttaacTTAATTTacaaacgcatcattaaaatgaactgtaactcagtgaatactcaacacagagacatgagagagatatctatagaaagcctgacatgtctacttttaaactaaacaagtgctgccgaaaacaaatattctgtgataaagtaatccatatgaaaaaaacgcgatgtccgtttttcatgtctcccttcattatcttctaatgcgaccacgccccccgcgctgaacgcgcttttgagattctaatgtttcactgaagcgcggcttgaatacgcccacacaacagaagacaacgcagcgagactgttcttcaagttttttttattttactgtttgcttcgcgatgagaggaataagacataattcaccccaaaaagacgTGATTTGGTTGAGGAtgtgagatttggatttcctcagaaaatactaagcacctcagtatttgaatgaactcttgttacattatagtcctccacgtccgctgcgttctcaaaactctggcaatttgataatacctagaatatcaaagtcaactgcgagcggcagatcattttcctatttagcgcctaaactctggaataacctacctaacattgttcgggaggcagacacactcttgcagtttaaatctagattaaagacctatctctttaacctgacttacacataacacattaatatgcttctaatatccaaatccgttaaaggatttttaggctgcattaattaggtaaaccggaaccgggaacactccccataacacctgatgtacttgctacatcattagaagaatggcatctatgctaatattagtctgtttctctcttattcagaggtcaccatagccactagatccagtctgtatccaagtcagagggtcactgcagtctcccggatccagtacatatccagcccagatggtggctcagcacctagaaaggacctctacagccctgaaagacagcagagaccaggacaaccagagccccagagacagatcccctgtaaagaccttgtctcagacgaccaccgggacaagaccacagaaacagatgattcttctgcacaatctgactttgctgcagcctggaactgaactgctggtttcgtctggttagaggagaactggccccccaactgagtctggtttctcccaaggttttttctccattctgtcaccgatggagttttggttccttgccgttgtcgcctctggcttgcttagttggggacacttcatttacagcgatatcgttgacttgattgcaaattattgcacagatactatttagactgaactgagctgcatgatgacatcagtgaattcaatgatgaactgcctttaactgtcattttgcattattgacacactgttttcccaattaatgttgttcagttgctttgacgcaatcttttttgtttaaagcgctatataaataaaggtgacttgacttgacttttcaCGGCATTTAGaagataacaatattgtgcatattcattaccgtgatatatcgcattactgaATACGGGCACGTCTACTCATAACAATGGATGCACTGTATTGTACACACTGGACGCACATGCTCCTGGTGTAATGCAAAATATAGAATATGTCCTTAAGAGTTAGAATTCAAACATGAAGACAAACATTCCCCAAACTGCTGCTCGACTCACCAGGATAATGCTTCATACAAGCTGAACAAACAGATGGCTTGTGTAGACAACAAAAGTTGGTGATGTGTTCTGCAGGTGCCCTCCTCTAACGGACACTATGGGGACTGCCGCCAGCAGGACCAGTGTCTGACGCACTGtgaaactagggatgcaccgaaatgaaattcttggccgaagccaAAGCCGAATAATAATGAAATGCTTGGCCGAAGGCCGAAGGCCGAATACCGAACGCGGTGTTTCgcattttttccatttattttgccaattttttcaccattacaataattaaatagtaaaaatttgctttttactattttgtgttgcttttcagataaataaaccaaataacaaaaatacaatttcaaaatatttatttaacactgaacatttttgaacattccagcaaatattatacaaacaaagcaaaaaaaaaaaaaaaaaaaataaatagtaaaaaaaaaaaaaaaaaaaaaaaaaaaaaaaaactcatccatTTTTGAAGCCCCCCTTCTTGAATAGCCTATGTTAGGCCTATAACTGACTGCTGAAAGAATGTAACTCTGTATGTCTACAACAACAAATGTGCATTGAATAGTGCAAAAAAATGTGGATGAACCCACAACAAATGAATAACTGTCCTAGACATAAGCCTACTTAGCCTACTTCTTCAGGAAAAGTGGCAGGTTCTTCTTTATGAAAAGTAGCTTCTCTGCTTTCTCACATGAAAATCGGTTCCTCTTCTCATCGATGACATGAGATGcagcactaaacagtctctcACTGTCGGTGCTTGTGCATGGAGCAGACAAGTACCTGCAGAATAGTTGaacattttattgcagttttctgACAGTTGCTCATTTCAAAACGAACAATGTCTTCAAGATAATGAAATGGTTGAAACCCAGTGTAGGCCTACTATTTTACTACACTGAAAatagttaaattttcacaaaatacataatataaaatataggtagtaacactttacaatgtttgttaacattattgcatgaactaacaatgagcaatacatttgttatggtatttatttatcttcgttaatgtaagataataaaaatatttagttcatGTTAGTATAAGTGCATTAACAGTTTTAACAAATAGGCCTACCACTTTTGAtactttttaattcaaaaattacaaatgtgatacttaattttaatactgtattagtaaatgttaacattaagattaataaatgcttttaataagggtttttcattgttagttaatgttaaaaatagaaactacttataaagtgttaccataatccaaaatataaataaaatcttaaattaatttcCCATACAAGTAGCCTACCTGCGTGCCATCTGCGCCAGGTCGGGAAAGCGGCCTTGATTGGTCCTCCAAAATTCGAGAGGGTTATTGCTCCTGGGGATGGGGACTTCTGAGAGATACCCATCTAACTGTTGAGCGGTCGAGCTTGTCCTCTGTCTTGCAAATGGGTTATTCTCTTGGAGGATCTCATCGAACATGTCAGACAGCGAGACTGTGCGCGGCTCATCTGTAGTACGAGCCCGTTTACTCTCTGCGCTGTTTTCATCTCCTGCGCTGTGCATCACCTGACCGTCTCCATCACCTAGCGGCTTTCCCAAATCCAACTCGGCCTGGATCATTTCTCGTGTGCGCATCTTTTTCCCCACATCCAAGTAATGATCTTTATATCGTGGATCAAGCACAGTCGCGATGCAGTACAGGGGTTCTGAGTCCGCCTGACTAAATCGTGAGCTGACAGCTTCTAAGAGCGCACTTTTAGTTGTTTTTACTCCGTGGTCTGTTTCAGCCTCTTTGTTTAAAAGACGCTTTAGTGCTGCAAGTAAGGGTATGACGTCTGCCACAGATGCATCAGATGAGCTTATCTCTTTTGTTATCTGCTCAAAGGGGGCGAGAAGAGAGAGAACGTTCTCGATTAACACCCACTGGTATGCGGTGAATGTCGCGGGCAGGTCATGATCTGCTATGTATGTAGCCAAGACTCGCTTTTGCGCAAAAAGGCTTTCCCAGCATATAATATGTACTGTTCCACCTTGTGCTCACATCTTGTTGGAAACGTTTTTGTGGCATTCCGAACTGTTCTTGGATAGATTGTAGGCGCGCATAGGCAAGCGGTGAATGTTTAAAATGGCCAACAATTTTCCTGCCTATCGCTATCACACATCTGCTATACTGCGCTGACTCAACAGTCCCTCGTTGACCGCCAGTTGAATTGTGTGTGCCATACACCGTATGCCTTTCAGATTGCTATCTTCCATGGCTTTAGCCATATTTCTTGCGTTGTCACTTACTACCGCATGCACTTTAGATCGGTCGATACGCCAAGTGTCAAACATGTTGGCGAACGCCTCAGATATGGCTACAGCTGTATGGGACCCTCTAAACTCTTGTGAGTGAAGCACAATCTTTTGTAGCTTAAAATCTGTGTCGATCCACTGCGCAGTTAAACTCAGCATACTAGTGGGGCTCATATCCGAGCTCCAAATATCAGTCGTGAAGCTGAGGGCTGCAATATCTGTAGCCAAAAGCTCATGGACGTTAGTTGAAATGACGTTATACATCTCAGGTAAGCACACGTCTGAGAAATGCCATCTACTAGGGATGGTGTAACGGGGCTCAATATGGTCTATAAGCCTGCGAAATCCAACACCCTCTACAACAGAGAATGGTTGATCATCCAATGCGATGAATTCCATTATCCTTTTAGTAATACCTTTAGCTTTTGCACTTTCATTGGCAAACTTTTTTGCCTTTTCTAAGAAGTCAGCCACAGATGGAGTGGGTGTCCTAGGACTGGGAGCTACTTTTCTTTTCGCTGCTGCTGTTGCCGTTGCCGCCGCCGTGTCTTTCTCGTACTCTGCATGATGTTCGGGTGGTCTTTGATTTTAAGTGATAAATTAAACTTGAAGTGCTGTACGTTTTTTGCAGATGCACCCCCTCTGGACAATTCAGCAGAACAATGTCTGCAAACGGGCGTTTTTTGCCTCTTTCTCTGACACTTTAAAGtgcttccacactgctgacatgtttgctgcataaaGCGCGCGCCTCTCACTCTACGCGGGTTATTTGATTGCgtcattaaaaatgtcattgttcGGCAAAATTTATTCGGCCTTTTTACTTATTCACCGAAAGTGCGTTTTTTGGCTATTTTCGGCCGAATAATTTCGGTTgccgaacattcgg
The Cyprinus carpio isolate SPL01 chromosome B14, ASM1834038v1, whole genome shotgun sequence DNA segment above includes these coding regions:
- the LOC109045810 gene encoding zinc finger BED domain-containing protein 4-like, with the protein product MRTREMIQAELDLGKPLGDGDGQVMHSAGDENSAESKRARTTDEPRTVSLSDMFDEILQENNPFARQRTSSTAQQLDGYLSEVPIPRSNNPLEFWRTNQGRFPDLAQMARRYLSAPCTSTDSERLFSAASHVIDEKRNRFSCEKAEKLLFIKKNLPLFLKK